One part of the Desulfonema ishimotonii genome encodes these proteins:
- a CDS encoding uracil-xanthine permease family protein, with protein MSGDISSTEYQFRLRDALIGAQMLFVAFGALVLVPLLTGLNPNVALFTAGAGTLVFQVITKRKIPIFLASSFAFIAPIIYGVQTWGIPSTMCGLAAAGLFYVILSLLIRWRGTDIVVRVLPPVVTGPVIMVIGLILAPVAVNMAMGKTGDGAAVLVPENTALLVSMVSLGTTILVSLLGKGMLRLIPILSGIIAGYLLCLPLGLVKFDAVLSAPWLAIPAFTFPEWNFQAVIFIVPVAIAPAIEHFGDVLAISSVAGKNYLEDPGIHRTMMGDGLATSLASFLGGPPNTTYSEVTGAVALIRIFNPAIMTWAAIFAIALAFVGKMGALLQTIPTPVMGGIMLLLFGTIMVVGLNSLVRAGQDLMEPRNMCIVSLILVFGIGGMTFSAGGFSIKGIGLAGLLGVFLNLVLPRKRSVTE; from the coding sequence ATGTCTGGAGACATCTCATCCACGGAATATCAGTTCAGGCTCAGAGACGCGCTGATCGGGGCGCAGATGCTGTTCGTCGCATTCGGTGCGCTGGTTCTGGTGCCCCTGCTCACCGGTCTCAACCCGAATGTGGCGCTGTTCACGGCCGGGGCCGGAACCCTGGTCTTTCAGGTGATTACCAAACGGAAAATCCCCATATTTCTCGCCTCTTCCTTCGCCTTTATTGCGCCCATTATCTACGGGGTGCAGACCTGGGGCATTCCCTCAACCATGTGCGGACTGGCGGCAGCCGGTCTTTTTTATGTCATTTTAAGCCTGCTGATCCGGTGGCGGGGAACCGATATCGTGGTCCGGGTGCTGCCGCCCGTTGTCACGGGACCGGTGATTATGGTGATCGGCCTGATTCTGGCCCCGGTGGCCGTCAACATGGCAATGGGCAAAACCGGTGACGGTGCTGCGGTCCTGGTTCCGGAGAATACGGCCCTGTTGGTGTCGATGGTCTCCCTGGGGACGACGATTCTCGTCTCCCTGCTGGGCAAAGGAATGCTGCGCCTGATCCCCATCCTGTCGGGCATTATCGCGGGCTACCTGCTCTGCCTGCCCCTGGGCCTTGTGAAATTCGATGCGGTACTCAGCGCGCCGTGGCTGGCCATCCCTGCCTTCACCTTCCCGGAATGGAACTTTCAGGCGGTGATCTTTATCGTGCCGGTGGCCATTGCCCCGGCCATTGAGCATTTCGGCGATGTGCTGGCCATCAGCTCCGTTGCGGGAAAGAATTATTTGGAAGACCCCGGCATTCACCGGACCATGATGGGCGACGGTCTCGCCACCTCGCTGGCGTCGTTTCTGGGCGGGCCGCCCAACACCACCTATTCGGAAGTCACCGGCGCCGTGGCCCTGATCAGGATCTTCAATCCGGCCATTATGACGTGGGCCGCCATTTTCGCCATTGCCCTCGCCTTTGTGGGCAAGATGGGCGCACTGCTCCAGACCATCCCCACTCCGGTCATGGGCGGCATTATGCTCCTGCTGTTCGGGACAATCATGGTGGTGGGCCTGAACAGTCTGGTCAGGGCCGGTCAGGATCTGATGGAACCCCGGAACATGTGCATTGTCTCCCTGATTCTCGTTTTCGGGATCGGTGGCATGACCTTTTCCGCCGGAGGCTTCAGCATCAAAGGCATCGGTCTGGCCGGACTGCTGGGCGTTTTCCTGAACCTGGTGCTGCCCCGGAAACGGTCGGTGACGGAGTAA